A stretch of the Mycobacteroides immunogenum genome encodes the following:
- a CDS encoding VOC family protein — MIDHFGINCADLAVAAAFYDKVLGVLGFTRQMDFGVAIGYGTDGHAQFWIGGGDGVRAAMGANREVHLAFSAVSSAKVDEFFATATGEGAEVLHAPRLWPEYHPGYYGAFVRDPDGNNLEAVFHGATPA, encoded by the coding sequence ATGATCGATCACTTCGGTATCAATTGTGCGGATCTGGCTGTGGCGGCAGCGTTCTACGACAAGGTGCTCGGCGTTCTGGGATTCACGCGACAGATGGATTTCGGCGTCGCCATCGGATATGGCACGGACGGCCACGCCCAGTTTTGGATTGGTGGGGGTGACGGTGTGCGAGCCGCTATGGGAGCCAATCGTGAAGTCCATCTGGCCTTTTCGGCTGTGAGCTCCGCGAAGGTTGATGAGTTCTTCGCGACGGCGACGGGCGAAGGGGCCGAGGTGTTACACGCGCCGCGGTTGTGGCCTGAATATCACCCCGGGTACTACGGAGCCTTTGTGCGTGACCCCGATGGTAACAACCTCGAGGCGGTGTTTCATGGAGCGACGCCCGCCTAG
- a CDS encoding SDR family NAD(P)-dependent oxidoreductase: MTVHWTTADIPDQTGRVAVITGANTGLGLETARALAAAGAQVVLAVRDLDKGAAAVDEITKTVPGGNVALQRLDLSSLADIRAAARQLGSDYPRIDLLINNAGVMYPPKSTTADGFELQFGTNHLGHFALTGLLLENLTAVRGSRIVTVSSNGHKFRAAIHFDDLQWDRGYSRVGAYAQSKLANLLFTYELQRRLVAAGAETAALASHPGASGTELMRHITFGPEAFTEAALKIAQSPAMGALPSLRAATDPAAIGGQYYGPSGFGEFRGYPKVVRSSKQSHDVALQQRLWSVSEELTGVDFPL; this comes from the coding sequence GTGACCGTGCACTGGACCACAGCCGATATTCCTGACCAGACCGGACGCGTTGCCGTCATCACCGGAGCCAATACGGGCCTCGGCCTGGAGACGGCTCGTGCGCTGGCAGCCGCGGGAGCTCAGGTTGTTCTCGCTGTGCGTGATCTCGACAAGGGTGCTGCCGCCGTTGACGAGATCACGAAAACTGTGCCGGGCGGTAACGTGGCGCTGCAGCGGCTGGACCTGTCGTCCCTCGCGGACATTCGTGCCGCCGCCCGACAGCTGGGCAGCGACTACCCGCGGATCGATCTGCTCATCAATAACGCGGGTGTGATGTATCCGCCGAAGAGCACCACGGCCGATGGGTTTGAGCTGCAGTTCGGCACCAACCACCTGGGCCATTTCGCGCTCACGGGGCTACTGCTGGAGAATCTCACCGCCGTGCGCGGATCGCGCATTGTCACCGTGAGCAGCAACGGTCATAAATTCAGGGCCGCAATACATTTCGATGATCTTCAGTGGGATCGTGGGTACAGCAGGGTGGGGGCCTACGCGCAGTCCAAACTGGCGAATCTGCTGTTCACCTACGAGCTGCAGAGACGACTGGTGGCGGCGGGGGCCGAGACCGCGGCGCTGGCCTCGCATCCCGGCGCGTCCGGCACCGAGCTGATGCGCCACATCACATTCGGGCCCGAGGCCTTCACCGAGGCGGCGCTGAAAATCGCGCAGAGCCCCGCGATGGGAGCGTTGCCCAGTCTGCGGGCCGCCACCGACCCGGCCGCGATAGGAGGCCAGTACTACGGGCCGTCGGGTTTCGGAGAGTTTCGTGGGTATCCGAAGGTTGTCAGATCGAGCAAGCAGTCCCACGATGTTGCTCTGCAACAACGACTTTGGTCAGTGTCGGAGGAGCTGACCGGGGTGGATTTCCCTCTTTAG
- a CDS encoding phosphatidylserine decarboxylase, with the protein MARRPRPVGSEPDSGIPHIVELIRSTIPPVHPAGLPFIAGGLGLAALGFKNRWIRGTGLALAGACAGFFRHPPRVPPNRSDVVVAAADGQICLVDRAVPPPELGLPAEPLPRISIFLSVFDVHVQRVPVAGEAIAVIHRSGQFLSADRAEASVANERNSVQIRTRAGHEVIVVQIAGLIARRIICHAKVSDQLSIGDTYGLIRFGSRVDTYLPEGSKILVQQGQRAVGAETVLAELP; encoded by the coding sequence GTGGCAAGACGCCCCCGCCCCGTAGGTTCAGAGCCGGATTCCGGCATTCCGCATATCGTTGAGCTCATCCGCTCGACGATCCCACCGGTGCATCCGGCAGGTCTTCCGTTCATCGCCGGCGGGCTGGGACTCGCGGCACTTGGGTTCAAGAACCGCTGGATTCGCGGTACCGGGCTGGCGCTGGCCGGCGCGTGCGCCGGATTCTTCCGGCATCCCCCGCGCGTTCCCCCCAACCGCTCCGATGTGGTGGTGGCCGCCGCCGACGGACAGATCTGCCTCGTGGACCGGGCGGTGCCACCGCCGGAACTCGGACTGCCCGCCGAACCGCTCCCACGCATCAGCATCTTCCTGTCGGTGTTCGACGTCCATGTGCAGCGAGTTCCGGTGGCCGGTGAGGCAATCGCCGTCATCCATCGCAGCGGACAGTTCCTGTCCGCCGACCGTGCCGAGGCGAGCGTGGCCAACGAGCGCAACAGCGTGCAGATCCGCACCCGCGCCGGCCACGAGGTGATCGTGGTGCAAATCGCTGGGCTCATCGCGCGCCGCATCATCTGCCATGCCAAGGTGAGCGACCAGCTGTCCATCGGCGACACCTACGGGCTGATCCGGTTCGGTTCGCGCGTGGACACCTATCTGCCCGAGGGTTCGAAAATTCTTGTCCAGCAGGGACAGCGGGCCGTTGGTGCCGAGACTGTGCTGGCCGAGCTGCCATGA
- a CDS encoding SDR family NAD(P)-dependent oxidoreductase, whose product MTTWNTTDIPDQSGRVAIVTGANTGLGLETAKALAAHGAHVVLAVRNAEKGQAAADAITAAHSNADVRLQSLDLSALESIRRASDELKSRYDKIDLLINNAGVMWTEKSTTADGFELQFGTNHLGHYAFTGLLLDHLLPVEGSRVVTVSSIGHRIRAAIHFDDLQWERNYDRVAAYGQSKLANLLFTYELQRRLAGTNTAALAAHPGGSNTELARNSPLWVRAVFNVVAPLLVQGADMGALPTLRAATDPAALGGQYYGPDGFMEQRGNPKVVASSEQSYDLDLQRRLWSVSEELTDVVFPVK is encoded by the coding sequence ATGACCACATGGAACACCACCGACATCCCCGATCAGAGCGGCCGCGTCGCCATCGTCACCGGCGCCAACACCGGACTCGGCCTGGAGACCGCCAAGGCCCTCGCCGCACACGGCGCCCATGTCGTCCTCGCGGTACGAAACGCCGAAAAAGGACAGGCCGCGGCCGACGCGATCACTGCCGCCCACTCAAACGCCGACGTCAGGCTGCAGTCACTGGACCTGTCCGCGCTGGAGTCGATCCGGCGGGCCAGCGATGAACTCAAGTCGCGCTACGACAAAATCGACCTGTTGATCAACAACGCCGGCGTCATGTGGACGGAAAAGTCCACCACCGCCGACGGCTTCGAGCTGCAGTTCGGCACCAATCACCTGGGTCACTACGCGTTCACCGGCCTGCTCTTGGACCACCTACTGCCTGTCGAGGGCTCGCGCGTGGTGACCGTCAGCAGCATCGGGCACCGCATCCGCGCCGCCATCCACTTCGACGATTTGCAATGGGAACGCAACTACGACCGCGTCGCCGCCTACGGGCAGTCCAAGCTGGCCAACTTGCTGTTCACCTACGAGCTGCAGCGCCGCCTGGCGGGCACCAACACCGCCGCTCTGGCCGCACACCCCGGCGGCTCCAACACCGAGCTGGCCCGCAATTCCCCCCTGTGGGTCCGGGCCGTCTTCAATGTCGTGGCGCCGTTGCTGGTCCAGGGCGCGGACATGGGCGCGCTGCCCACGCTGCGGGCCGCCACCGACCCGGCCGCCCTGGGCGGCCAGTACTACGGCCCCGACGGATTCATGGAACAACGCGGTAACCCCAAGGTCGTCGCGTCGAGCGAGCAGTCCTATGACCTCGATTTGCAGCGTCGACTCTGGTCGGTATCCGAAGAACTCACCGACGTGGTCTTCCCGGTGAAGTGA
- the moeA gene encoding molybdopterin molybdotransferase MoeA: MRSVAEHQQVVAELIRAPAPVRIPVGAAERLVLAADVIAPLNLPVFDNSAMDGYAVRYQDVAGASPADPVVLPVTEDIPAGRTDELILEPGTAHRIMTGAPIPAAASAVVPVEATDGGTETVTITQAATAGQHVRSAGEDVRAGDTVLTAGTRLNAPALGLAAALGLEELTVRPRLRVVIASTGSELVPSGTPLRPGQIYESNAVMLAAAVQEAGADAVVAPTVADDVGQFLSVLEEFGAQADLVITTGGVSAGAYEVVKDALSDAGVTFVSVAMQPGKPQGAGHVNGVPVLTLPGNPVSALVSFEVFVREPLRAAMGLAPARARHEAILTDAISAPSGKRQFRRGCWDADAGTVTAVGPPASHHLRWLAVSNCLLDIPEDVTELAAGTRVDVWNLT; encoded by the coding sequence ATGCGTTCCGTCGCCGAGCACCAGCAAGTCGTCGCGGAGTTGATCCGGGCGCCCGCACCGGTACGGATACCGGTCGGCGCGGCCGAGCGACTGGTACTGGCGGCAGACGTCATCGCACCGCTGAATCTGCCGGTGTTCGACAACTCGGCAATGGACGGCTACGCGGTTCGATACCAGGACGTGGCCGGGGCGAGCCCCGCCGACCCGGTAGTCCTGCCGGTTACCGAGGACATTCCCGCCGGGCGCACCGATGAATTGATCCTCGAACCGGGAACCGCCCATCGGATCATGACGGGCGCACCGATTCCCGCCGCCGCCAGCGCTGTGGTGCCTGTCGAGGCTACCGACGGCGGTACCGAGACAGTGACCATCACCCAGGCCGCCACTGCCGGACAACATGTCCGAAGTGCGGGAGAAGATGTGCGGGCCGGCGACACCGTGTTGACCGCCGGCACCCGCCTCAATGCGCCCGCGCTGGGTCTTGCCGCCGCGCTGGGCCTGGAAGAGCTGACCGTGCGTCCCCGCCTGCGAGTAGTGATCGCCTCAACCGGCAGCGAGCTGGTGCCGAGCGGCACCCCGTTGCGGCCAGGACAGATCTACGAGTCGAACGCGGTCATGCTCGCCGCTGCGGTTCAGGAGGCCGGAGCCGATGCGGTGGTGGCACCGACGGTCGCCGATGACGTCGGTCAATTTCTTTCCGTACTTGAAGAATTCGGTGCGCAGGCCGACCTCGTGATCACCACCGGCGGCGTCAGCGCGGGCGCCTACGAGGTGGTCAAAGACGCGCTCAGCGACGCCGGCGTCACATTCGTATCGGTGGCCATGCAACCCGGCAAGCCGCAGGGAGCCGGGCACGTCAACGGTGTCCCGGTGCTCACCCTGCCCGGCAACCCCGTCAGCGCGCTGGTGTCATTCGAGGTGTTCGTACGCGAACCGCTGCGTGCCGCGATGGGTTTGGCCCCCGCACGGGCGCGCCACGAGGCGATCCTCACCGACGCCATCTCGGCTCCTTCCGGCAAACGGCAGTTCCGGCGGGGCTGCTGGGATGCCGACGCGGGAACGGTGACAGCGGTCGGGCCTCCCGCATCACATCACCTGCGCTGGCTGGCGGTATCGAACTGCCTGCTAGATATCCCTGAAGACGTCACAGAGCTGGCCGCGGGCACTCGGGTCGACGTGTGGAACCTGACCTGA
- a CDS encoding DEAD/DEAH box helicase, translating to MRAVEAPSTHTLRGWQRRALVRYLAAKPRDFLAVATPGSGKTRFALRIATELLADGTVDKITVVVPTEHLKVQWAESATSFGLSLDPRFSNSDSQTSSEFHGVVVTYAQIASHPTRHRVRTENHRTLVIFDEIHHAGDAKSWGEAVREAFDDATRRLSLTGTPFRSDDSPIPFINYEPDGAGYQRSQADHTYGYSEALADGVVRPVVFMAYSGEARWRDSAGEEHAARLGEPLSAEQTARAWRTTLDPNGDWIPAVLRAAHARLLQKRKGGMTDAGAMIIASDQKAARAYAKLLTTITGSEPTVVLSDDPKSSDRIAQFSKSTSEWMVAVRMVSEGVDVPRLAVGVYATSASTPLFFAQAIGRYVRSRAPGETASIFLPSVPTLLELASLLEEQRNHVLGKPHREPMGDEEPVERKRTEPGEEEKGFESLSASAELDQVIFDGASFGTATPAGSDEEAEYLGIPGLLDPNQMRDLLRRRQEEQITKRTASGEVPPEITSTHGQLRELRRELNALVSATHFKSGKPHGWIHNELRRRCGGPPVAAATRDQLKERIDAVRTLHREF from the coding sequence GTGCGGGCTGTAGAAGCGCCCAGCACCCATACCTTGCGGGGCTGGCAGCGCAGGGCATTGGTGCGGTATCTGGCCGCCAAACCCCGGGACTTCCTCGCCGTCGCAACCCCGGGATCAGGCAAAACGAGATTTGCCCTGCGGATTGCTACCGAGCTATTGGCCGACGGCACCGTCGACAAGATCACCGTGGTGGTGCCGACAGAACACCTGAAGGTGCAGTGGGCCGAGTCCGCCACCTCCTTCGGCCTGTCCCTTGACCCACGATTCAGCAACTCCGATTCGCAGACCTCCTCGGAGTTTCACGGCGTCGTTGTCACCTACGCACAGATAGCCAGCCACCCCACCCGGCACCGCGTGCGCACCGAGAACCACCGGACGCTGGTCATCTTCGATGAGATCCACCACGCCGGCGACGCCAAGAGCTGGGGCGAGGCCGTTCGCGAAGCGTTCGACGACGCCACCCGGCGCCTTTCGTTGACCGGGACGCCGTTCCGCAGTGACGACAGCCCTATCCCGTTCATCAACTACGAACCCGACGGCGCCGGATACCAGCGCTCTCAGGCCGATCACACCTATGGCTACTCCGAAGCACTGGCCGACGGCGTGGTGCGCCCCGTGGTCTTCATGGCGTACTCGGGCGAGGCGCGCTGGCGTGACAGCGCCGGTGAGGAACACGCCGCCCGCCTCGGCGAACCGTTGAGCGCCGAGCAGACCGCACGTGCCTGGCGCACGACCCTGGATCCCAACGGCGATTGGATACCCGCCGTCCTGCGCGCCGCCCACGCGCGGCTGCTACAGAAGCGCAAGGGCGGCATGACCGACGCGGGCGCCATGATCATCGCCTCCGATCAGAAGGCCGCACGTGCCTACGCGAAGCTGCTGACCACGATCACCGGCAGCGAACCCACCGTGGTGCTCTCGGACGACCCGAAGTCCTCGGATCGCATCGCGCAGTTCTCCAAGAGCACCAGCGAGTGGATGGTCGCGGTGCGCATGGTGTCCGAGGGCGTCGACGTGCCGCGGCTGGCAGTCGGTGTCTACGCGACGAGCGCCTCCACACCCTTGTTCTTCGCTCAGGCGATCGGACGTTACGTGCGGTCACGGGCGCCCGGTGAGACGGCCAGCATCTTCCTGCCCTCGGTACCCACCCTCCTGGAGCTCGCCAGCCTGCTGGAGGAACAGCGCAACCACGTGCTCGGCAAGCCGCATCGCGAACCCATGGGTGACGAAGAACCGGTGGAACGCAAGCGCACCGAGCCTGGCGAGGAAGAGAAGGGCTTCGAATCACTCAGTGCCAGCGCCGAGCTGGATCAGGTGATCTTTGACGGCGCGTCGTTCGGCACCGCAACTCCGGCGGGCAGCGACGAAGAGGCCGAGTATCTCGGCATTCCCGGGTTGCTCGATCCGAATCAGATGCGAGACCTGTTGCGGCGCAGGCAAGAAGAGCAGATCACCAAGCGCACCGCATCGGGTGAGGTGCCGCCGGAGATCACCTCGACACACGGCCAGCTGCGCGAGCTGCGGCGCGAACTGAACGCGCTGGTATCGGCCACGCACTTCAAATCAGGCAAACCGCACGGCTGGATTCACAACGAACTGCGACGGCGTTGTGGCGGACCGCCCGTGGCGGCGGCCACGCGTGATCAACTCAAGGAACGCATCGACGCGGTCCGCACCCTTCACCGGGAGTTCTAA
- a CDS encoding HAD-IIA family hydrolase, translating into MTVGGVLFDIDGVLVTSWEPIAGATQALRALESDDVRRCFLTNTTSRTRVQIAELLSAAGLAVPADEVITAAMLTADHVIAQHPGARCYLLNDGDITADMPGVDFVESLSEDPDVIILGGAGPQFDHVALSRVYELMAQGVPIVAMHRNAVWSTREGLRVDTGVYLAGMEQVSGRKAVAVGKPAPAGFQLAAERMGCEPDQVVMVGDDLHVDVLAAQVVGMTGVLVRTGKFRQDILDRWAADQYAMQPAYVIDSIADLPDLLSALP; encoded by the coding sequence ATGACCGTCGGCGGAGTGCTCTTCGATATCGACGGGGTCCTGGTGACCTCGTGGGAGCCGATCGCCGGCGCCACCCAGGCGCTGCGCGCACTGGAGAGTGACGATGTTCGTCGATGTTTCTTGACTAACACCACGTCACGGACGCGCGTGCAGATCGCGGAACTGCTCTCCGCGGCCGGGCTGGCGGTTCCCGCTGATGAGGTGATCACCGCGGCCATGTTGACGGCCGATCATGTGATTGCCCAACACCCGGGCGCGCGGTGCTATCTGCTGAATGACGGTGACATCACCGCCGACATGCCGGGCGTCGACTTCGTCGAATCCCTTTCCGAAGACCCCGATGTGATCATCCTGGGCGGGGCCGGCCCGCAGTTCGATCATGTCGCGCTGAGCCGCGTGTACGAACTGATGGCGCAGGGAGTTCCGATTGTCGCGATGCACCGTAATGCGGTGTGGAGCACGCGTGAAGGATTGCGGGTCGACACCGGCGTGTATCTGGCTGGGATGGAGCAAGTTTCGGGGCGCAAGGCGGTGGCCGTCGGTAAACCTGCACCCGCGGGATTCCAGCTCGCGGCCGAGCGCATGGGGTGCGAGCCGGACCAGGTGGTGATGGTCGGGGACGACCTGCATGTCGATGTGCTGGCCGCCCAGGTTGTCGGCATGACGGGGGTGCTGGTGCGTACCGGAAAGTTCCGCCAGGACATCCTCGACAGGTGGGCCGCTGATCAATACGCCATGCAGCCCGCGTATGTCATCGACTCGATCGCCGACCTACCGGACCTGCTGTCCGCCCTGCCGTGA
- a CDS encoding MspA family porin, translating to MSLLFLSAGVAAADPLPVADVTQSAVTDDGWHLSASLTRMAINSVPNMAATAFTREGFVTGKAAASIDGNGAIPVNTGSLVMGLQLGCQIDLSEGGSVDVGADAGINPGFSGSSNLLGMIGPYAEVNGSISVNLLPGTIKNIVLGKKTLKGRTGEIVVHDAHVKVDACGGPVSIRFFTTAMIDTDKSDDSVNVYGDILNL from the coding sequence ATTTCCCTCCTTTTTCTCAGCGCCGGGGTGGCCGCCGCGGATCCGCTACCGGTGGCCGATGTGACGCAGTCCGCGGTTACCGACGACGGCTGGCACCTGAGCGCATCGCTGACGCGAATGGCAATCAACTCGGTGCCGAACATGGCCGCCACGGCATTCACCCGGGAAGGTTTCGTCACCGGGAAGGCCGCGGCCAGCATCGACGGCAACGGGGCCATCCCCGTCAACACGGGCAGCCTGGTCATGGGGCTGCAGCTGGGTTGTCAGATCGATCTCAGCGAGGGCGGCAGCGTGGATGTTGGGGCCGATGCCGGCATCAATCCCGGCTTCTCCGGCAGCAGCAACCTACTCGGCATGATCGGCCCGTACGCCGAGGTGAACGGGAGCATCTCGGTCAATCTCCTCCCGGGAACGATCAAGAACATCGTGCTGGGCAAGAAGACACTCAAGGGACGCACCGGTGAGATCGTGGTCCACGACGCTCACGTCAAGGTGGACGCCTGTGGCGGCCCCGTCTCAATCCGGTTCTTCACGACGGCCATGATCGACACGGACAAATCCGATGACAGCGTGAACGTGTACGGGGACATCCTGAACCTATGA
- a CDS encoding TetR/AcrR family transcriptional regulator, whose amino-acid sequence MDQPARPLRADAARNRARVLEVAYQTFAEEGLGVPIDEIARRAGVGAGTVYRHFPAKEDLYRAIAEDRMGSVVTKGRELLEAVDPGEALFEFLRSMMDWGGTDQGLVDALSGAGIDVQALIPQIEESFYALLGDLLRAAQQAGTVRSDVGVHEVKALLVGCQAMQSYNKDVSQQVTDVVFDGLRPRR is encoded by the coding sequence ATGGATCAACCCGCCCGTCCCCTGCGGGCCGATGCTGCCCGCAACCGTGCGCGGGTGCTGGAAGTCGCCTACCAGACATTCGCCGAAGAGGGACTTGGTGTTCCTATCGATGAGATCGCGCGACGTGCGGGCGTGGGCGCCGGGACCGTATACCGGCACTTTCCCGCCAAGGAGGACCTGTATCGCGCGATCGCCGAAGATCGCATGGGCAGCGTGGTGACCAAGGGCCGCGAACTGCTGGAGGCCGTCGACCCGGGCGAGGCGTTGTTCGAATTTCTGCGTTCGATGATGGACTGGGGTGGCACCGACCAAGGGCTGGTAGACGCCTTGTCGGGCGCGGGTATCGATGTTCAGGCGCTCATTCCGCAGATCGAGGAATCCTTCTATGCCCTGCTGGGTGATCTGCTGCGGGCGGCACAACAGGCCGGCACGGTGCGCTCCGATGTGGGCGTGCATGAGGTGAAGGCACTGCTGGTCGGTTGTCAGGCCATGCAGAGCTACAACAAGGACGTCTCGCAGCAGGTGACCGATGTCGTGTTCGACGGGCTGCGGCCGCGCCGCTAG
- a CDS encoding cupin domain-containing protein — translation MSLIVSGYPEPRYHGDTGEISATFRPATDPPDYAPDNGNVQYTYLATQQSTSGDYGLYRIDAGPAKGFGAATHFHKAMSEAFFVLSGSWRLYNGESWVDATAGDFLFVPPGGLHAFHKDSDEAASMLMLFAPGAPRQKYFEGFGALADMTDEQRTQWFIDHDNFFV, via the coding sequence ATGTCACTGATCGTTTCTGGATACCCCGAGCCTCGGTATCACGGCGACACCGGCGAGATCAGCGCGACGTTCAGACCCGCCACCGATCCACCCGACTACGCCCCCGACAACGGCAACGTCCAGTACACCTATCTGGCCACCCAGCAGTCGACATCCGGCGACTACGGGCTGTACCGCATCGATGCCGGACCGGCCAAAGGTTTTGGTGCCGCAACGCATTTCCACAAGGCCATGTCCGAGGCATTCTTCGTACTCTCCGGGAGCTGGCGGCTGTACAACGGGGAAAGCTGGGTCGACGCGACCGCGGGCGACTTCTTGTTCGTGCCGCCCGGCGGTCTACACGCGTTCCACAAGGATTCGGATGAGGCGGCTTCCATGCTGATGCTGTTCGCGCCGGGAGCGCCCCGGCAGAAGTACTTCGAAGGCTTCGGCGCACTCGCCGATATGACCGATGAACAGCGTACCCAGTGGTTCATCGACCACGACAACTTCTTTGTCTAA
- the pssA gene encoding CDP-diacylglycerol--serine O-phosphatidyltransferase — translation MISSPVPKRPVHIRILPSVMTVLAICGGLSSIKFAFDGKPYISLTLIAAAAILDGLDGRIARLLDATSRMGAEIDSLADAVNFGVAPAVVLYISMLSDTPTAWVFSLLYAVCIVLRLARFNTLLDDDTAPAFTKEYFVGVPSPAGALMVLAPLAAYLQFGDGWWSSVWTICGWMVFVSMLIVSQIPTAAMKSVSVPPRMVVLLLALVTVAAALLLQYPYVLLLVLIVVYLAHIPFAWRGQRWVAARPESWDAKPKERRDLRRDQRRDQRRAFRQAALPKRRTAERLGLRRPGRPR, via the coding sequence ATGATCAGTAGCCCAGTACCGAAGCGCCCGGTTCATATCCGCATTCTGCCGAGTGTCATGACGGTGCTGGCGATCTGCGGTGGCCTGTCGTCGATCAAATTCGCGTTCGACGGCAAGCCGTACATCTCGCTCACATTGATCGCCGCGGCGGCGATCCTGGACGGCCTGGACGGCAGGATCGCCCGGCTGCTGGACGCCACGTCTCGGATGGGCGCGGAAATCGACTCCCTGGCCGACGCGGTGAACTTCGGCGTCGCCCCCGCGGTGGTGCTGTACATCTCCATGCTCTCGGATACGCCGACGGCATGGGTCTTTTCCCTTCTCTACGCGGTCTGCATCGTGCTGCGGCTGGCCCGCTTCAACACCCTGCTCGACGACGACACCGCACCCGCGTTCACCAAGGAGTACTTCGTCGGAGTGCCCTCCCCCGCTGGAGCCCTGATGGTGCTGGCGCCGCTGGCCGCATACCTGCAGTTCGGCGACGGCTGGTGGTCATCGGTATGGACGATCTGCGGATGGATGGTGTTTGTGTCCATGCTCATCGTCAGCCAAATACCCACCGCCGCCATGAAATCCGTCTCGGTACCGCCCCGCATGGTGGTGCTGTTGCTAGCGCTGGTCACGGTGGCCGCGGCTCTGCTGCTGCAGTACCCATACGTGCTGTTGCTGGTGCTGATCGTCGTCTACCTGGCACATATCCCGTTCGCCTGGCGCGGCCAGCGCTGGGTGGCGGCCCGGCCGGAATCCTGGGATGCCAAACCAAAGGAACGCCGCGACCTGCGTCGTGATCAGCGCCGTGACCAGCGCCGCGCCTTCCGGCAGGCCGCACTTCCCAAGCGCCGCACTGCCGAACGCCTAGGTCTGCGTCGTCCCGGTAGGCCGCGCTAG
- a CDS encoding MspA family porin — translation MLAVRRAPATVTAALASAAVAAAPLACADPQVMPDKEQQVVTATGWIVNVLTTNEIIDHIDNLAGASNSWQARVTLTSEARITGQGNSPIQDAQLETGYFVGCRTDSSPGVELGGGIGGTAGGVGGGGWGSAFGYGDLQGSLGGSIRVLLKPGGLTQIPLDRINFREKSAISEVTNVNIEADGCGGQVKIQSYATVKIRTDRGNNTQVIYGEPKDL, via the coding sequence ATGCTTGCTGTGAGGCGCGCACCAGCGACAGTCACGGCCGCTCTGGCCTCGGCCGCTGTCGCCGCTGCCCCTCTTGCGTGCGCAGATCCCCAAGTCATGCCGGACAAGGAGCAGCAGGTCGTCACCGCAACCGGATGGATCGTCAACGTATTGACGACCAACGAGATCATCGACCACATCGACAACCTCGCGGGTGCGTCCAATTCATGGCAGGCACGCGTCACCTTGACGTCCGAAGCCCGGATCACCGGGCAGGGCAACTCCCCCATCCAAGACGCGCAGCTGGAAACCGGCTACTTCGTGGGCTGCCGCACCGACTCCTCACCCGGTGTCGAGCTAGGCGGCGGCATCGGAGGCACTGCCGGAGGCGTAGGAGGCGGCGGCTGGGGTTCCGCCTTTGGCTACGGAGACTTGCAGGGCAGCCTCGGCGGCAGCATCCGGGTTCTGCTCAAACCCGGTGGACTCACACAGATTCCTTTGGACCGCATCAACTTTCGAGAGAAGTCGGCAATTTCTGAGGTCACCAACGTGAACATAGAGGCCGACGGGTGCGGAGGACAGGTGAAGATCCAGTCCTACGCCACGGTCAAGATCCGGACCGATCGCGGCAACAACACCCAGGTCATCTACGGCGAACCCAAGGACCTATGA